Part of the Nostoc sp. ATCC 53789 genome, GCTGGAGAAATTGTGCGCCAATCTTCTCAAGAATCACAGCAACTTGAAATTCACGGACTCACATCAGCAGCAGCTATTTGGGTTTCGGCTGCATTGGGAATTGCAGCCGGTTGTGGTTTGTGGCAGTTAGGATTGATTGGTACTCTGCTGACTTTTCTGATTCTCAACGTTTTTAAAAGGTTAGAAAAACATCAATAAATGAGTAGTGAGTAAGGAGTAATAAGTAATGAGTGAATGAAAAATGGGTATTTACTCATTACTTATTACTTATTACTCCTTACTCCAGAATCACCGTGCGTTCACGGCGGTGAGGATGTCAAAAATTTGGGATTATTTCTCCTGCTTTCACAAAAAGAATTTGGGAGGACTTTAACCACTGGGAATCAAAAGAACCCAAGTGAGTGGTAGTAATTAGGGTTTGAAAGCGGTCTTGAATAGCATCAAGCAATTGATTTTGGCGGGATAAATCTAGTTCGGCAAGAACATCATCAAGTAATAGCAATGGTGGCTCTTTGACGACTTCTTCAATTAATTGTAATTCGGCTAATTTTAAAGCTAGAACCAGCGTTCGTTGTTGACCTTGAGAACCGTATTGACGAGCGGGTGTCTGGTTAATAGTTAATTCTATTTCGTCTCGATGGGGGCCGACAAGAGTAGTACCTTGGTGCATTTCAGCAACGGCTCGCTGCTGGATTTTTGCTAAAAAAGCTTGCTGTACTTCTTCTGGCTGGTTATCCTCTGAAGGAATATTAGGCACGTAATTGATTTGCAGAATTTCTGTACTGCCGCTAATACTGGCGTGCCAAGCACTAGCAATAGGAGCTAATCTTTCTATGGCGCGATCGCGTCGTCTAATTACTCTGGTTCCTGTGGTCGCTAACTGTGCATCCCATACAGCTAGTTCTGAGTGTAGAGACGTTGCATCCAAAGTCTCTACATGGCGTTTTAAAAAGGCATTGCGCTGGCGTAATACATGATTATACTGCTGCAAAATGTGAGCATAAACTGGTTCGAGTTGAATTAAGAGTGTATCCAACCAGTTGCGGCGACCCTCCGGGCCGCCGCGTACTAGGTCTAAATCCAGGCTGGAAAACTGCACTGCATTGAGAACGCCAAGAAAATCCATTTGACGGCGGATAGACTCACCATTGAGAGCAACGCTCCGGCGACCATTGCGCCGGAGGGTTAAAGTCAGTTCACTAACGCCTGTTTGTCGCTCAAGAGTGGCATTAATTTGGGCTATAGCTTCCCCTTCCTGAACCAAATCGCGATCGCGGGTCATGCGGTGTGATCGCAATGTCGCCAGCAACTCCACCGCCTCCAACAAATTCGATTTTCCCTGAGCGTTATTACCTACCAAAATTGTTTTGGCAGCAGTAAATTCAACCTTTTGGTCTTGATAATTGCGAAATTGTCGGAGGTTTAGAGTTTTCAGGTACATAGCAGGGATTGGGAATTGGGAATTGGGAATTGGGAATTGAGCATTAGGAAGGATGGAGAAAAATAAGAAGTAAAAGATTAGAGGGGTAGAAGAGAATAACCAATGCCCCATTCCCCATTTCCCATTCCCAATTCCCCATGCCCAATTTACACAGCCTTCTTGCCCATAATCCGCAGAAATATCTTCTCCGCTTCAATCCAGACAAACATTAAAGCACTGAAGCCAATACAAACGCCCAACTCTTGCATATTGAGGTAGTGAGTACCAAAGAAATCTCGCAGGGGTGGGACGTAAATTAGCATCAACTGCAAAATCGTGGTGACGACAACAGCCGCTAGTACAAAAATATTGGAGAAGGGATTCATCTCGATAGTCAGTCGGTTATTGGAGCGAATGGCGATCGCATGACCCATTTGGGCAATACACAAGGTCGTAAATACCATTGTTTTCCAAGTTTCGGGATCGCCTTGATACCCAGCAGCATGGGTATGTTGATAAGCCCACCACATCAAGGCAATGGTGATAATGGCAAAAATAATCCCAATGCGAATCATGTAAGAACCCAATCCCCTAGCGAAAATACTTTCGCGGGGACTAAAAGGCGGACGTTGCATCACATCCGGTTCTGGAGGTTCCACAGCTAATGCCAAGGCTGGTAAACCGTCTGTCACCAAGTTCATCCAGAGAATTTGTAAGGGGGTAAGGGGAACGCCTCCCAAACCAATTAAGGGTGCGGCTGCAATGGTCAGAACTTCGCCAATGTTACTGCCCAAGATGTATTTAATAAAGCGGCGAATATTGGTGTAAACAACTCTACCTTCCTTGGTGGCGCTAACAATGGTGGCGAAGTTGTCATCAAGTAACACCATATCGCTGGCTTCCTTACTGACATCAGTGCCAGTAATGCCCATTGCAATACCAATATCGGCTTGTTTGAGGGCTGGGGCATCGTTAACACCATCGCCCGTCATCGCTACAAACCGTCCCCGACGTTGCAACGCTTGGACAATTCGCAGTTTGTGTTCTGGGGAAACCCTAGCATAAATGCTTACTAGGTCAACGTTTTGCTCTAATTCCTCATCACTCATCCGTTGCAATTCTTGACCGGTGAGAACGCGATCGCCTTCTTGGGCAATTCCTAAATCGGTAGCGATCGCTCGTGCTGTTAATTGGTGGTCGCCAGTAATCATCACTGGGCGAATACCTGCATCTCGACATTCTTGGACTGCTGCCCTCACCTCTGGGCGTGGCGCATCCAGCATTCCTACCAATCCCAGCCACACTAATTCTTGCTCAGATGCCTCGCTTGAACCGTCCGGTGGAATTTCCGCGAGAGATTTGTAGGCAAAACCTAGTACCCGCAAACCTTTACTTGCCATCAGGTCATTTTCTGCCAAAATTTTCTGGCGTTGTTCTTCGGTTAAGGGGGCTGAGTGATTGCCCAAATGAATCTGAGTGGAACGTGCCAAGGTTAACTCTGGAGAACCTTTGGTAAACATTAAGTAAGGTTCAGATTGGAGAAAACCGGCGATCGCAGGGTCAATGCCTCTCGAAGACGCTTCACCTGTGGCAACTCCCTGCACCTGAGAAATCACGCTCATCCGCTTCCGTTCCGAAGAAAAGGGAAACTCGGCAACGCGAGGCAACTTACTGTTCCACTGGTCTTTTTCGATTCCGGCTTTTCCCGCCAGGGTGACTAATGCGCCCTCTGTTGGATCTCCTAAAATTGCCCATTCACCTTGTTCTTTTTGCAACACTGAATCATTGCAAACAGCGCAGGCGACTGATAACGCGGAAATTTCTGGAGACTCCTCTAAGGAAACTTTTTGACCATTTAACTGAAAGTCCCCTGTGGGAGCATAACCTTCGCCGGTGACGCGAAAAGCTTTGTCATTGGTATAAACCGATTGCACCACCATTTTATTTTGAGTCAGGGTGCCGGTTTTATCAGAACAGATGGTGGTTACAGAACCTAATGTTTCTACTGCTGGTAGTTTGCGAATCAAGGCATTTTGGCGCACCATTCGCTGGGTTCCCAGTGCCAATGTAACGGTAATTACAGCTGGTAAACCTTCTGGTACTACAGCAACCGCCATACTCAAGGAAACTTCCAAAAGTTCTTGGATGTTTTTAAAACCTCCGTCCTTGATGACACCACCAACAACGACGATCGCCACGAGAATTAAAGAACCCGTAACCAGGACATTACCCAGTTGAGTCATACGTTGCTGTAACGGCGTAGGTTCACTTTCCACCGCCTGCAACATCGTAGCAATTTTGCCTAATTCTGTTGTCATGCCGGTGTTAGTCACCAGAACCTTACCGCGTCCTTGGACTACTTCGGTTCCTTGATACACGACATTAAGGCGATCGCCTAATGATGTGTCCTCCGGCAATTTTAGTGATGCCTGTTTATTCACCGCTTCGGCTTCACCAGTCAATGCCGACTCACGCACTTGTAAATTAGACTGTTCTATTAAACGTCCATCCGCAGCTATCTGCATTCCAGCTTCCAGCAGCATTACATCCCCTGGAACTAGTTCCTTGGCTGCTATCTCCACCAGTCTGGTGTTGCGGATGACCCGTACTAAGGGAGAAGTCATTTTTTTCAGGGCTGCCAAGGCTTTTTCGGCACGGCTTTCTTGGACATAGCCGAGTATGCCATTGAGAATCACAATTGCTAAGATAGCGATCGTATCTTTAAATGGCACTTCACCGGGCTTCAAATCGCCCGCCCGCAAAGCCATCAGGTCTAAAAACCCAGAAATCAGAGCTACGCCAATCAGCATCAACAACATAATGTTCTTGAACTGATCTAGCAGAATTTCCCAAGCACTACGGCCAGCAGTTTCTTCAAGTTCGTTGGGGCCGTATTTTTGCAACCTCTGTTGAATTTCTTGAGGTGTTAAGCCACTGTCTGCATTACTATCGAGCAGTTCTAGCGCTTTATCAACTTCTAAACTATGCCAAACGGCGGCACCTTCAGGCAGAGAATTAGCAGACATCGTGTAGGTCACAGCAAATGGTTACAAAATTCGATCATAATTTAGTGATGGCAGGAATTCCATCTTCTAAAGTTACATTAAGGCGATCGCCTAGATATGTGAAGGAGACGGAAGGAACTTTTCAGTTGGGGATTTGACCCCGGATGAATTTAAGTCATTGAAGTCATTGAACTATCGTTAATGGGGTTTTAAACCCAAGCTTGCTCTGGTGACAGCAGTTCAAGAGTGAGGATATTTTTTCTCCTGTCTTGCTTGATAAATGTATATGTAATTCTTAACATTTGTAAATCCCCCCATTTTGACATAGTATTATTTCTCACGAAAGAGTTGATCGGAACACATTTTACCGATAATTATGAGTAATAGAGCTTTGAAGCTTTGTTACAGAGGATATGTCACAATTAATTTTAGGCTGCCATTCCTTTCATTTCATCCCGTAGTCAATAGCCAGGATGTATGGCACGATTGCATTTCTTCATTTTTAATTTTGCGGAAAGTTGAGCCAGTCCCTTGCGTATTTCGCCGCTCAAGTAAACTGGAGTGCCATTAGGGTTTACCAATCTAGCAAACTTTTCCAGCTGAATTTTGAATTTTGAATTACCCAGGCGTGCTAAACCATTCAATAAATATGCTTAATATGAGTTTTGCACTCCCCACTTTGACCGTTAGCCAGATGTTTGGGCAAAAAACAATTCGACCGCTTACTGCTGCTACCCTGTGTGGCATTACTTTCATTAAAGATAGACTCATTGCCATTGACAGTATTAAAGGGCATCTACTGGAGATTGATCCCACCTCTGACAACAGCAAAATTCTCAATCCCCATCAAGTTAAAGAATTTACCGATGTCACTGGTATAGCGGTATGGGAAGATTCCCTGTGGGTGAGCCGCGAAAATAGTGTTTACTTGTGCAAGCTCAATGCTTTGGGTCTGGAACATTTTGTGACATTGCCTTATCCGGCTGACGGCGTTGCTGTTTGGGAAACAACAGTCTATGTCAGCTGCCAACGGCTGGGCTACATTTTGGTTTATGACCGCGAAACACGAAAAGAAATTACCAGATTTTATGCCCCTGGAGTTGGGATAGAGAATTTAGCCGTTAACCAAGAAATGCTATGGATTTGCGATCGCACCGAACAATCAGTGTACGCAATGGACAGGGCAACAGGAGAACTGCAATTTAGTGTCCTGACACCGTTTGAATGTCCTACAGGCATAGCGATACATAAAAATGCCGAAACAGGTAAAGAAAGTATTTACGTTGCCTACGCCTCCGAGGAGCCTTATATCCGGGATAACCCCAATGCCGATCCAAGTCATGAGCTAACATTCCGCGATCGCACTTTTATTCATCCCCTGCATTATCATTACCAGCCAGATAAGCGCTACGCCCTCTCTAATGGCTATCTCATTGAAATGTCTTATGCTGAGGAAATTGCACCCTTAGACGAGGTGTATTTACCTGATGTCGAATGGCGCATTGCCCTACCATCGGAAACTGAGCGTCAAAAGGTGAAACACGTTGAAGCAATTGGTATACCCTTTACAGAAGAAGTAATAGAAGGGCAACGTGTAGCAGTCTTTAAATTTGATTCTCTTGCCCCAGGTGAACGGCATATATTTGGCTGGAAAGCACTTGTGGAAGTTCGAGGAATTAAGTATCGCATCACGCCTAGAGATGTTGAAGATATACCTGAACTATCTCCAGAATTACAAACACGCTACCTAGTAGATGACGACGATTTAGCAATGGATACTACCATTGTTCGCCGTGCCGCCAGAGAAGCAATTGGTTCTGAAACAAATGTACTGCGAAAAATGCACAGCATCCGCAACTACGTATACGACCAGTTATCTTACGGTATTAAACCTTACATCGACACGCCAGATATAGTTTTAGAACGGGGCGTTGGTTCCTGTGGGGAATATGTCGGCGTATTGCTTGCCCTAGCCCGTTTAAATGGCATCCCCTGCCGCACCGTAGGTAGGTACAAATGTCCTCCCCATAGTGACTTACTAGGAGTACCACTACAACCAGACTTTAATCATGTTTGGCTGGAGTTCTACGTCCCGAATTTTGGTTGGTTGCCAATGGAATCAAATCCTGATGATGTGAGTGAAGGTGGGCCTTATCCGACGCGCTTTTTTATGGGCTTATGCTGGTATCACATTGAAATTGGCAAAGGTATCACTTTTGAAACTGTGACAAGTCAAGGTGCGCGGCTAACCAAAGAAGATATCCCCATCGGTGATTTGGCGATAAATCATATTCGCTTCACAATTCTTAAAGAATTGCCGCCCTTTTGAATTTCTTCGATTTATTTACCCAAATTATCAGAAAAATGGGTTTAAAACCCCGTGTTTACTTCGGCTACGCTCAGTAACCATCCAGCACGGCTTTAAAGTAATGAGTAATGAGTAATGAGTGGATGAAAAATGGGTATTTACTCATTACTTATTACTTATTACTTATTACTCATTACTCCAGAATCACCGTGCATTAACGGCGGTGAGGATGTCAAGCTTTTTAATTAGCTCCTGTTTTTCAGGATTATTGAGCCAATCTTTTAGAGCCTCAGCGATCATATCGCTGAGGTTTTTATCTGCTTTTTAGGCTATGTTGATTTAGTGGTTTTTCCTATTCATCAACCATGAAAACAACATTTTAGATTCAGACTAAGGGCATGAATGATTGGAAATCTCTGAATGACTTCTCTGACAAACAATATACGCAGCAGCAAAACTTCTCGCTGGCTTTTCTGCTGCGGATGATCAATGGTATATCTGACCCCATTTTTCTTAAAAACGACCAACATCAGTGGATACTACTTAACGATGCCTTTTGTAATTTCATCGGGTATAGCCGAGAAGAATTAATTGGTAAGTCTGACTATGATGTTTTTTCCAAAGCGGAAGCTAATGTGTTTTGGGAAAAAGATGAACTGGTTTTCACTACAGGGATAACTCATGAAAACGAGGAATTATTTACAGATTCCAATGGCGCAACACACTGTATCCTGACCAAAAAATATTTGTTTAAGGATGATTTAGGTAATCGTTTCTTAGTTGGGATTATTCGTGATTTAACAGAGCAAAAGCAGGTAGAAGCCGCCCTGCGCCATAGTAATGCTGTGCTTAAACAAGCGGAAGCAGACCTACGACAGCAAACACAAGAACTAGAAACAGCATTATCCAAACTACAAAATACCCAAACTCAGTTAATCCAAAGCGAAAAAATGTCCAGTTTGGGTCAACTAGTTGCAGGTGTGGCACATGAAATCAACAACCCAGTTAGCTTTATTTACGGCAATATTAGCCCAGCTGATGAATACACCAAAAATTTATTTTCACTGTTAGACCTCTACCAAAGACATTATCCCCAATCAGTCAAGGCAATTCAGGAGTTTGCAGATTTAATTGAACTAGACTTCTTAAGGTCAGACTTACCCAAATTATTCCAATCGATGATGATGGGAGCAGAGCGGATTCGAGAGATTGTGCTTTCCCTGCGGACTTTCTCGCGCTTAGATGAAGCTGAAATGAAACGGGTTGATATCCATGAGGGAATTGATAGTACGATGATGATTATCCAAAGCCGCCTCAAGGCTACTGACCAGCGCCCGAAAATTGAGGTGATCAAAGAATATGGCAATCTCCCCTTGGTTGAATGTTATGCTGGGCAGTTAAACCAAGTATTTATGAATATTTTAGTGAATGCGATCGATGCTTTAGAAGATTCATTGGTTATATCTCGGTGGACAACAAAAAAACGACTAAAAACGGATAATCCTCGAATTTATATTCGCACCAAATTACTAACACCAAATCAAGTCACAATTGGCATTGCCGACAACGGACTCGGAATACCAGAAGATGCTAAAAAGCAACTATTTAATCCCTTTTTTACGACCAAGCCCGTTGGACAAGGTACGGGTATGGGGCTGGCTATTAGTCACCAAATTATCACAGAAAGACATGGCGGCTCTTTAGAATGCATTTCGCAACCAGGAGTTGGTACTGAGTTTATCATTCGCATTCCCCTCATTCAACAACGTCAAATTTCTAACCTCTGATATTAACTCTTAAACTGGGCAGTGGATACGACTGATGTTGCTTAAAATCGGCAAATTCGCAGATTGAGTTAAATGGACAAAAGCGGCAGTGAGAACCAGGATTAGGAGGAAAAATTTTACTAAAATTAGTAGTTTTTTCCTGATATTTTTGCAAATCGTGCTGGTGCTTATGGGCAATATTAGCTAACTCAAATTTTAAAGATTCTAATTCACTATTATTGATGCTAATTAACTCAGACTTTTTACATATTTCTAAATTATAAAATGATGCGACAGCTTCGTGTTCAGGGTAAAGATAACGAGCAGCGAGCAAATAAACTAATGCCTGTCGTTTGTCAAAAGCTGACTTACCTGTTTTGAAATCTAAAATATGTAAAGTCCTATCAGATTCAATGAAAACGCAGTCCATAGCCGCATATAACCGAAAGCAATAATCCTCTTGCTCAACTACTATTGGCTTAGGAAAGCCTTCATCACCCGGAGTTAATTGGATAATATCTTTATCCAAAAGCAACGGCGCATCATGATATTTTTGCAAAATTTGCAGGACGCGTTGCTGGACTTGAACGCTTGAATTGCCTAACTTAAGTAGCTGTGCAACTCTTTCTACACCATCTGATTGCTTCAGCAGATGCAGATGATGATGAAACTCATAAACACCTTTTTGGGCGAGTATGCCAATGCGCTGGGGTGCAGTGGCTTGCGCTAGCAGTGCTTTGACTTGTGGTTCGTGTTGCCGTGCTTTGATAAACCCCCGTCTCATCTGGCAATGCCAGCGTTCTTGCCCGGTCGCTGGGGCAACTAGAGACCAAAGGTGATAACTGGCAAAAGGTCGATCGGGGGTTGACATTGCTCAGAAACAGTGAGAGAAAATACGGTGGGGCGAAGTTTAAACTAAGGCTTACTTAGAAAAGAACTTCGGAGGATAGTTGCTGCTACACAAGCTTTGCGGGAAGCTTTTATAGTACTGATAATGTACGGGAGCAAGCGGCAAAAATGTCCAGCAATATAAAATTTGGCACCGATGGATGGCGAGGGATTATTGCCGATGACTTTACTTTCCCCAACGTGCGAAAAGTAACAAGGGCGATCGCCACTTACTTGGAAACAGCCTACACAAAAAATAGACCTGTACTTATTGCCTACGATACTCGCTTTTTAGCTGACCAGTTTGCCAAAACTGCGGCCCAAGTACTGGCAGACTTGGGTTGGACTGTGAAAATTACCGTTCGGGATTGCCCCACACCAGTAATTGCCTACAACGCCCGTCATCTAAATTCCGCAGGGGCGTTAATGTTTACTGCTAGTCATAATCCAGCACCTTACTGTGGAATTAAATATATACCCGATTATGCTGGGCCTGCCACTCCAGAGATTACTGATACTATTGTGGCAAATATAGAAAGTGCATCGGATGAGTTACCTGGAAGTAACCCATCAGGTTCAATTTCAATTTTCGATCCGAAACCTGATTACCTGCAATTTATCTACACTCTACTTGATATAGAAAAGATCAAAAGGGCTAATTTAAAGGTAAAGTACGATGCTTTGTATTCTACCTCCCGTGGCTATTTAGATGAAGTTTTGCAGCATAGTGGTGTTCAGTTAGAAAGTTTCCACGATTGGAGGGATGTTTTATTTGGCGGTGGAATGCCAGAACCCAAAGGAGAACAATTAGTTGAGTTAGTGGAAGCTGTAGTCCGCGATCAAGCTGATTTGGGCTTGGCGACGGATGGAGATAGCGATCGCTTTGGTATTGTTGATGAACAAGGAACTGTCCTCACTCCGAATACTGTGTTGTTAGTTCTAGCACGTCATTTAATTAAAAACAAAGGTAAAACTGGCGCTATCGTTCGTACTGTAGCGACAACCCACCTGTTGGATAATTTCGCTGCTAAAAATGGGCTGCAAATTTACGAAACAGCAGTTGGTTTTAAATACATCGGTGAAAAAATGCGGGAAACTGCCGTATTAATTGGTGGAGAAGAATCAGGCGGTTTGAGTATTATCGGGCATATTCCCGAAAAAGACGGGATTTTAGCCGATATGCTGGTGGCAGAAGCGATCGCTTATGAAGGCAAACCTTTAAGTCAGCTGGTTAAAGAAGCGATCGCTGAAGCCGATGGGCCACTTTACAATAACCGCCTAGACTTGCACCTCACAGAGGCGCACAAAATCGCCGTCATCAACTCCTTTACTAAAAATCCACCTCCAGAGGTAGCAGGAATTAAAGTCAAGGAAGTCGGGCGTAAAGACGGTATTAAGCTGTATTTAGAAGAAGGTAGCTGGGTTTTACTGCGTCCTTCCGGTACAGAACCACTGGTGCGCGTCTACCTAGAAACCAACACTCCCGAAAAACTCACCCAAATTGCCCAAGAGTTAGAGAGTGTTATTGCTAAATTAGAGGGATAAGAATTAGCAGTGAAAAATTAAGATTTGTAAATTAATAATTCTTAACTCCTATTAACAGTTATCTCACTCCTAACTTTGCTCAAAGTATGAAAATCGCTCCTTTTTTGACATCTCTAGTTGTCGCAGTTTGGGTAATAGCGATCGCAGTTATTTCAGTTCAAAATGCCACACCCGTATCGTTAAAATTCTTAACATTCCAATCGATTCAGATACCACTGGGTTTAGTGTTAGCTTTTAGTGCTTGTTTAGGGTTAATTGGCATGGCACTGCTGCAACCTCTGTGGGGACTTGCTGGTATTGGACAGCGTAATTCTCGATTAGAAGACGATGCGGAATTTTTTGTTGACGATGAAGACTTTTAAGGTTTGAAAAAAACACATAGAATTACACCAGTTAAGTAATCTTCATCTTGTAGTATGCACAAATGTGCATATAATAGATTTAGATGGCGTATCAGTGGGATAGGGATAAGGCAGCAGCCTTCGCAAACATGGCGTTGATTTTGCTGATGCAGTAACCGTGTTTTCTGACGATTTAGCAATTACCATCACAGATGAACGTTTTGATGAAGAGAGATTTATCACTATTGGGATAGATGCTTTCAATCGAGTTTTAGTAGTTGTTTATACATGGTGCAATGATGATATTCGATTGATTTCTGCCCGCCAAGCTACGCGCTATGAACAAAAGCAGTATGAGGAGGGATAAGTGATGGAAGCTGAGTATGATTTTAGCCAGGGTAAGCGGGGAGCGATTGAATCAACACCAACAGGCAAAACTAGAATTACAATTCGCCTAGATGACGAAGTACTAGCATGGTTTCGTGACCAAGTTCACGCAGCAGGTGGGGGAAATTACCAAACTTTGATTAACGATGCCTTGCGTGAGTACATTCAGCAGCGCCGTGAACCGTTAGAAGAGACATTACGGCGAGTATTGCGAGAGGAACTTGAGCGTATTGGAAAATGAGAATATTTTGGCTTGCCTAAGATCGATAATGGTTATGAACGTAACTTATAAAACAGATTTTAATTTGTGGATTGAGC contains:
- the recF gene encoding DNA replication/repair protein RecF gives rise to the protein MYLKTLNLRQFRNYQDQKVEFTAAKTILVGNNAQGKSNLLEAVELLATLRSHRMTRDRDLVQEGEAIAQINATLERQTGVSELTLTLRRNGRRSVALNGESIRRQMDFLGVLNAVQFSSLDLDLVRGGPEGRRNWLDTLLIQLEPVYAHILQQYNHVLRQRNAFLKRHVETLDATSLHSELAVWDAQLATTGTRVIRRRDRAIERLAPIASAWHASISGSTEILQINYVPNIPSEDNQPEEVQQAFLAKIQQRAVAEMHQGTTLVGPHRDEIELTINQTPARQYGSQGQQRTLVLALKLAELQLIEEVVKEPPLLLLDDVLAELDLSRQNQLLDAIQDRFQTLITTTHLGSFDSQWLKSSQILFVKAGEIIPNF
- a CDS encoding cation-translocating P-type ATPase; this translates as MSANSLPEGAAVWHSLEVDKALELLDSNADSGLTPQEIQQRLQKYGPNELEETAGRSAWEILLDQFKNIMLLMLIGVALISGFLDLMALRAGDLKPGEVPFKDTIAILAIVILNGILGYVQESRAEKALAALKKMTSPLVRVIRNTRLVEIAAKELVPGDVMLLEAGMQIAADGRLIEQSNLQVRESALTGEAEAVNKQASLKLPEDTSLGDRLNVVYQGTEVVQGRGKVLVTNTGMTTELGKIATMLQAVESEPTPLQQRMTQLGNVLVTGSLILVAIVVVGGVIKDGGFKNIQELLEVSLSMAVAVVPEGLPAVITVTLALGTQRMVRQNALIRKLPAVETLGSVTTICSDKTGTLTQNKMVVQSVYTNDKAFRVTGEGYAPTGDFQLNGQKVSLEESPEISALSVACAVCNDSVLQKEQGEWAILGDPTEGALVTLAGKAGIEKDQWNSKLPRVAEFPFSSERKRMSVISQVQGVATGEASSRGIDPAIAGFLQSEPYLMFTKGSPELTLARSTQIHLGNHSAPLTEEQRQKILAENDLMASKGLRVLGFAYKSLAEIPPDGSSEASEQELVWLGLVGMLDAPRPEVRAAVQECRDAGIRPVMITGDHQLTARAIATDLGIAQEGDRVLTGQELQRMSDEELEQNVDLVSIYARVSPEHKLRIVQALQRRGRFVAMTGDGVNDAPALKQADIGIAMGITGTDVSKEASDMVLLDDNFATIVSATKEGRVVYTNIRRFIKYILGSNIGEVLTIAAAPLIGLGGVPLTPLQILWMNLVTDGLPALALAVEPPEPDVMQRPPFSPRESIFARGLGSYMIRIGIIFAIITIALMWWAYQHTHAAGYQGDPETWKTMVFTTLCIAQMGHAIAIRSNNRLTIEMNPFSNIFVLAAVVVTTILQLMLIYVPPLRDFFGTHYLNMQELGVCIGFSALMFVWIEAEKIFLRIMGKKAV
- a CDS encoding transglutaminase family protein, producing the protein MSFALPTLTVSQMFGQKTIRPLTAATLCGITFIKDRLIAIDSIKGHLLEIDPTSDNSKILNPHQVKEFTDVTGIAVWEDSLWVSRENSVYLCKLNALGLEHFVTLPYPADGVAVWETTVYVSCQRLGYILVYDRETRKEITRFYAPGVGIENLAVNQEMLWICDRTEQSVYAMDRATGELQFSVLTPFECPTGIAIHKNAETGKESIYVAYASEEPYIRDNPNADPSHELTFRDRTFIHPLHYHYQPDKRYALSNGYLIEMSYAEEIAPLDEVYLPDVEWRIALPSETERQKVKHVEAIGIPFTEEVIEGQRVAVFKFDSLAPGERHIFGWKALVEVRGIKYRITPRDVEDIPELSPELQTRYLVDDDDLAMDTTIVRRAAREAIGSETNVLRKMHSIRNYVYDQLSYGIKPYIDTPDIVLERGVGSCGEYVGVLLALARLNGIPCRTVGRYKCPPHSDLLGVPLQPDFNHVWLEFYVPNFGWLPMESNPDDVSEGGPYPTRFFMGLCWYHIEIGKGITFETVTSQGARLTKEDIPIGDLAINHIRFTILKELPPF
- a CDS encoding ATP-binding protein — its product is MNDWKSLNDFSDKQYTQQQNFSLAFLLRMINGISDPIFLKNDQHQWILLNDAFCNFIGYSREELIGKSDYDVFSKAEANVFWEKDELVFTTGITHENEELFTDSNGATHCILTKKYLFKDDLGNRFLVGIIRDLTEQKQVEAALRHSNAVLKQAEADLRQQTQELETALSKLQNTQTQLIQSEKMSSLGQLVAGVAHEINNPVSFIYGNISPADEYTKNLFSLLDLYQRHYPQSVKAIQEFADLIELDFLRSDLPKLFQSMMMGAERIREIVLSLRTFSRLDEAEMKRVDIHEGIDSTMMIIQSRLKATDQRPKIEVIKEYGNLPLVECYAGQLNQVFMNILVNAIDALEDSLVISRWTTKKRLKTDNPRIYIRTKLLTPNQVTIGIADNGLGIPEDAKKQLFNPFFTTKPVGQGTGMGLAISHQIITERHGGSLECISQPGVGTEFIIRIPLIQQRQISNL
- a CDS encoding PD-(D/E)XK nuclease family protein codes for the protein MSTPDRPFASYHLWSLVAPATGQERWHCQMRRGFIKARQHEPQVKALLAQATAPQRIGILAQKGVYEFHHHLHLLKQSDGVERVAQLLKLGNSSVQVQQRVLQILQKYHDAPLLLDKDIIQLTPGDEGFPKPIVVEQEDYCFRLYAAMDCVFIESDRTLHILDFKTGKSAFDKRQALVYLLAARYLYPEHEAVASFYNLEICKKSELISINNSELESLKFELANIAHKHQHDLQKYQEKTTNFSKIFPPNPGSHCRFCPFNSICEFADFKQHQSYPLPSLRVNIRG
- a CDS encoding phosphoglucomutase/phosphomannomutase family protein; this encodes MSSNIKFGTDGWRGIIADDFTFPNVRKVTRAIATYLETAYTKNRPVLIAYDTRFLADQFAKTAAQVLADLGWTVKITVRDCPTPVIAYNARHLNSAGALMFTASHNPAPYCGIKYIPDYAGPATPEITDTIVANIESASDELPGSNPSGSISIFDPKPDYLQFIYTLLDIEKIKRANLKVKYDALYSTSRGYLDEVLQHSGVQLESFHDWRDVLFGGGMPEPKGEQLVELVEAVVRDQADLGLATDGDSDRFGIVDEQGTVLTPNTVLLVLARHLIKNKGKTGAIVRTVATTHLLDNFAAKNGLQIYETAVGFKYIGEKMRETAVLIGGEESGGLSIIGHIPEKDGILADMLVAEAIAYEGKPLSQLVKEAIAEADGPLYNNRLDLHLTEAHKIAVINSFTKNPPPEVAGIKVKEVGRKDGIKLYLEEGSWVLLRPSGTEPLVRVYLETNTPEKLTQIAQELESVIAKLEG
- a CDS encoding LapA family protein produces the protein MKIAPFLTSLVVAVWVIAIAVISVQNATPVSLKFLTFQSIQIPLGLVLAFSACLGLIGMALLQPLWGLAGIGQRNSRLEDDAEFFVDDEDF
- a CDS encoding BrnT family toxin gives rise to the protein MFSDDLAITITDERFDEERFITIGIDAFNRVLVVVYTWCNDDIRLISARQATRYEQKQYEEG
- a CDS encoding BrnA antitoxin family protein, whose translation is MEAEYDFSQGKRGAIESTPTGKTRITIRLDDEVLAWFRDQVHAAGGGNYQTLINDALREYIQQRREPLEETLRRVLREELERIGK